Proteins from a single region of Runella sp. SP2:
- a CDS encoding histidinol-phosphatase, with the protein MKLKTTEVIITNYHSHSHYCDGKGSLEQQVQGAIAQGLRAFGFSSHCPVPFENQWSMKAARLDDYLRETAALKEKYKGQIELYIGLEVDFLPETPPPAPPQLGRGEITAPFSSAGIGPKDFPMLDYCVGSVHYVELNQFGQPWEIDGSSVEFLACLDTLYDGNIQVALEKYYGIIRQMVETDAPPIVGHLDKIKMHNEARPLFDESEEWYVALMEETLQTIKKAGCIVEINTRGNYKRGLELYPSPWIIARMNALNIPICINSDSHRPEEITASFPLAFEAARAAGYTHQRVLLEGKWQDVELN; encoded by the coding sequence GTGAAGCTTAAAACTACTGAAGTGATAATCACCAATTACCACAGCCACAGCCATTATTGTGATGGCAAAGGCTCTTTAGAACAACAAGTACAAGGCGCGATAGCTCAAGGGCTTCGCGCCTTTGGATTTTCGTCGCATTGCCCCGTTCCGTTTGAAAACCAATGGAGCATGAAAGCCGCTCGCCTCGACGATTATTTGCGCGAAACTGCCGCACTTAAAGAAAAATACAAGGGCCAAATCGAACTGTACATTGGCTTAGAAGTAGATTTTTTGCCCGAAACCCCACCCCCTGCCCCTCCCCAGTTAGGGAGGGGTGAAATAACAGCACCTTTTTCCTCAGCAGGGATAGGGCCTAAAGACTTTCCGATGCTTGATTATTGCGTTGGTTCGGTGCATTATGTGGAGTTAAACCAATTTGGGCAACCTTGGGAAATCGACGGTAGTTCGGTAGAGTTTTTGGCTTGTTTGGATACCCTTTATGACGGGAATATTCAGGTTGCTTTAGAAAAATACTACGGTATCATTCGGCAAATGGTCGAAACCGATGCACCGCCCATTGTGGGGCACTTAGACAAAATCAAAATGCACAACGAAGCACGTCCGCTGTTCGACGAATCGGAAGAATGGTACGTGGCTTTGATGGAAGAAACGCTTCAAACAATTAAAAAAGCGGGCTGTATTGTCGAAATCAACACCCGAGGCAATTACAAACGTGGGCTGGAGTTGTACCCTTCTCCGTGGATTATTGCGCGTATGAATGCGCTCAACATTCCCATTTGTATCAACTCCGACAGCCATCGACCCGAAGAAATTACGGCTTCGTTTCCGTTGGCTTTTGAGGCAGCACGGGCGGCGGGTTATACCCATCAACGGGTTTTGTTAGAAGGAAAATGGCAAGATGTGGAGTTGAATTAA
- a CDS encoding nitronate monooxygenase family protein, which translates to MAKVPFIDALSLPAVAAPMFLISGPQLVIECCKNGVVGTFPALNQRTTEGFEEWVVQIKDELARFEQETGKKAAPFGVNLIVHHSNPRVQADLMVCIKHKVPLIITSLGAVSMLVDAVHSYGGLVFHDVIKKRHAEKAAEAGVDGLILVAAGAGGHAGTINPMSLVAEIRSFFDKTILLSGCISTGRDIASALQMGADLAYMGTRFINTSESMADEAYRQMIIDSGASDIVYTAAVSGVNANFLRPSLEAMGITEELWGKSKKIDFGEELDAAKAEAKAWKTIWSAGQGVTTIKDNLPTADLIARLRAEFIEALQQQAKVLAKYS; encoded by the coding sequence ATGGCAAAAGTACCTTTTATTGATGCGCTCTCGCTACCAGCAGTAGCCGCACCCATGTTTCTTATTTCTGGCCCTCAGCTAGTTATCGAATGTTGTAAAAATGGAGTCGTTGGCACTTTTCCTGCCCTCAACCAACGTACCACCGAAGGTTTTGAAGAATGGGTGGTTCAAATCAAAGACGAATTGGCTCGTTTTGAGCAAGAAACGGGAAAAAAAGCGGCTCCTTTTGGCGTAAACCTCATTGTGCACCATTCCAATCCACGGGTACAGGCTGATTTGATGGTGTGTATCAAACACAAAGTGCCGTTGATTATCACTTCGTTGGGCGCGGTGTCAATGCTGGTCGATGCCGTTCACAGCTACGGTGGATTAGTTTTCCACGATGTTATCAAAAAACGCCACGCCGAAAAAGCAGCCGAAGCAGGAGTGGATGGCTTGATTTTGGTAGCGGCAGGCGCGGGTGGCCACGCGGGAACGATTAACCCGATGTCGTTGGTCGCCGAAATTCGTAGCTTTTTTGACAAAACTATTTTGCTTTCAGGTTGCATCAGTACGGGGCGCGACATTGCGTCGGCCTTGCAAATGGGCGCTGATTTGGCCTACATGGGTACACGTTTTATCAATACTTCCGAAAGTATGGCCGATGAAGCTTACCGTCAGATGATTATCGACAGCGGTGCCAGTGACATCGTTTATACGGCGGCGGTATCAGGCGTTAATGCGAACTTTTTACGACCCAGCCTTGAAGCCATGGGCATTACGGAAGAACTTTGGGGTAAATCAAAAAAAATTGATTTTGGCGAAGAACTTGACGCCGCAAAGGCCGAAGCCAAAGCGTGGAAAACGATTTGGTCGGCAGGGCAGGGTGTGACAACCATCAAAGATAATTTGCCAACGGCGGACTTGATTGCCCGCTTGAGGGCTGAATTTATAGAGGCGCTTCAGCAGCAAGCCAAGGTGCTGGCTAAGTACAGCTAA
- a CDS encoding histidinol-phosphatase yields MRLFLLSFAICCCHLGFSQNWYKGNLHTHSLWSDGDDYPEMIMDWYKNNGYHFVGLSDHNTFQEGEKWVNVPRVPERRRTFERYLRTFGPDWVQYKKGPNDSLKVRLKNLSEYRSYFDEAGKFLILKSEEVSTSYDSKPIHINMTNVQNLIRPQRGNSVAEVMQNNIDLLVAQRRQTGQPMFPHINHPNFFYAITADDLMKLRHERFFEVHNGHPLVNNYGDAKREGTESMWDKINTHFVRQGRPLMYGLATDDSHNYQFFGLEYSNTGRGWVMVNAPSLAPRSIIEAMEAGRFYATSGVELTFLHQTPTSFSFRIKTEPDISYTIQLIGLKKGKDKAEILREFKSTEASYTLTDDDLWVRAKIISSKAKYNPYSAGELETAWIQPIARLQTPTLPSDVVPLPNAHAHNDYEQSRPLWDALEQGFTSIEADVYLINDTLFVSHERPTFNNPATTLENLYLKPLTEHINQNNGLVYPNYKGPVYLMIDFKTEAENTYKALDNLLQSYRGILTSHKGNTPTKGAVTVFISGNRPIETLQKAKTRLASLDGRPADLGKKLSPELMPVVSDNYNNHLTWRGKDEIPAEQFQKLQALVQRVHKEGKKLRLWACPEDPTVWAKLREAGADFISTDQLELVKEFLKK; encoded by the coding sequence ATGCGTCTGTTTCTTCTTTCTTTCGCTATTTGTTGTTGCCATTTGGGTTTTTCTCAAAACTGGTACAAAGGCAATTTGCACACGCACTCGCTCTGGAGCGACGGCGACGACTACCCCGAAATGATCATGGATTGGTACAAAAACAATGGCTATCATTTCGTAGGCTTGTCTGACCACAATACGTTTCAAGAAGGCGAAAAATGGGTTAATGTGCCCCGCGTTCCTGAGCGCCGACGCACGTTTGAGCGTTATCTTCGCACCTTTGGCCCCGATTGGGTACAGTATAAAAAAGGGCCGAATGATTCCCTAAAAGTTCGGCTCAAAAACCTGAGCGAATACCGCTCGTATTTTGATGAAGCAGGCAAATTTCTCATTTTGAAGAGCGAGGAAGTATCGACAAGCTACGACAGCAAGCCGATTCACATCAACATGACGAATGTGCAAAACCTCATTCGTCCCCAACGCGGTAATAGTGTAGCCGAAGTAATGCAAAACAACATCGACCTGCTCGTTGCGCAGCGTCGCCAAACGGGCCAGCCGATGTTTCCGCACATCAACCATCCCAATTTCTTCTACGCCATCACCGCCGACGACCTCATGAAGCTACGACACGAGCGTTTTTTTGAGGTGCACAACGGCCACCCGCTGGTCAACAATTACGGCGATGCCAAACGCGAAGGCACCGAGTCGATGTGGGATAAAATCAATACGCATTTTGTACGCCAAGGACGCCCGCTTATGTACGGTCTTGCCACCGACGATAGCCACAATTATCAGTTTTTTGGGCTAGAATACAGCAACACAGGGCGTGGTTGGGTGATGGTCAACGCTCCTTCGCTTGCTCCTCGTAGCATTATTGAAGCTATGGAAGCAGGGCGATTTTATGCTACTTCGGGCGTCGAACTTACTTTTTTACACCAAACACCCACGTCGTTTTCGTTTCGGATTAAAACCGAACCTGACATTTCGTACACCATCCAATTGATTGGCCTTAAAAAAGGAAAAGACAAAGCGGAAATCTTGCGGGAATTCAAAAGCACAGAAGCAAGCTATACCCTAACTGATGATGATTTATGGGTGCGCGCCAAGATTATTTCTTCTAAAGCCAAGTACAATCCGTACAGCGCGGGCGAGCTAGAAACCGCTTGGATTCAACCCATTGCACGCTTACAAACGCCTACGCTTCCCTCCGATGTAGTACCCTTGCCAAACGCCCATGCCCACAATGACTACGAACAGTCGCGGCCATTGTGGGATGCCCTTGAACAAGGCTTCACGAGCATCGAAGCCGACGTGTATCTCATCAACGATACGTTGTTTGTCTCGCACGAACGCCCAACCTTCAACAACCCCGCTACCACACTCGAAAACTTATACTTAAAACCTCTTACTGAACACATTAACCAAAACAATGGCCTTGTTTATCCCAACTACAAAGGCCCCGTTTATTTGATGATTGACTTTAAGACGGAAGCAGAAAATACCTACAAAGCCTTGGATAACTTGTTGCAGTCATACCGTGGTATCCTTACCTCGCACAAAGGAAACACACCCACCAAAGGAGCTGTCACTGTCTTTATTTCGGGAAATCGCCCCATTGAAACGCTTCAAAAGGCCAAAACGCGGTTGGCTTCTTTGGATGGCCGACCTGCTGATTTAGGCAAAAAACTGAGTCCCGAACTCATGCCTGTCGTCAGTGATAATTACAACAATCATCTGACATGGCGCGGCAAAGACGAGATACCCGCCGAGCAGTTTCAGAAGTTACAGGCGTTGGTACAACGGGTGCACAAAGAAGGTAAAAAACTCCGTTTATGGGCGTGCCCCGAAGACCCTACCGTCTGGGCCAAGCTCCGCGAAGCAGGCGCTGATTTCATAAGTACCGATCAGTTGGAGCTGGTGAAAGAGTTTTTGAAGAAATAG
- a CDS encoding RidA family protein gives MKPLLLLLFLSSVTFQAIAQTVSFYGSPTSPISSGAVVPAGKQLLWTSGVTAGVADSTAAEGSYARFGDTKTQAINILKNLEKAVKAKGLTFKDVLMLRIYVTPDHFKGNKHDYQGWFDAYAQYFGTKENPTKPTRSTLGIMALTHPDKFIEIELVAVFP, from the coding sequence ATGAAACCTTTGCTACTTTTGCTTTTTCTCAGTTCAGTTACCTTTCAAGCCATCGCTCAAACAGTCTCCTTTTATGGAAGCCCTACCTCTCCTATTTCTTCGGGAGCCGTAGTACCTGCGGGCAAACAACTCCTCTGGACCAGTGGAGTAACGGCAGGAGTAGCCGACAGTACTGCGGCGGAAGGTTCTTATGCCCGTTTTGGAGACACTAAAACGCAGGCCATCAACATTTTAAAAAACCTTGAGAAAGCCGTAAAAGCCAAAGGTCTTACGTTCAAAGACGTTTTGATGCTTCGCATTTATGTCACTCCCGACCATTTTAAAGGCAACAAACACGATTATCAAGGTTGGTTCGACGCGTATGCTCAGTATTTTGGTACCAAAGAAAACCCCACCAAACCCACCCGCTCTACGCTTGGGATTATGGCGCTTACGCATCCTGACAAATTCATCGAAATTGAGCTGGTAGCAGTGTTTCCATAG
- a CDS encoding FAD-dependent oxidoreductase, which produces MMNRRHFISAAALTGMGAASAMASCATKPSTNTTYHSIPKLKLSLDRIVKETVGLRPFRASGPRIAKEELGAKTIVHNYGHGGSGWSLSWGTGNMARQLVLTTGEKKIAVIGCGTVGLATARLLQEKGCEVTIYTKDLPPNVTSSVATGTWSPASRVCDPKIAKPEFKQLWEEATRFSFRTFQFLLGINDIAMWVDEYNVFPERQLGPTDLAQGGEAFHLSGLIPERQELSSKQHPFKDKHVSWRSNMMFNIPSYLHHQMSTFVMLGGKIKVHEIKKLEDLDALPEKCIVNCMGLGAKPIFNDEELTPISGQLACLIPQPEINYKLTTKGASIIARKDGIYLGGNGLVGNWDTTPKREYTEKFVDVLQQLMKEMKS; this is translated from the coding sequence ATGATGAATCGTCGTCATTTTATCAGTGCGGCTGCCCTAACAGGCATGGGAGCTGCGTCAGCAATGGCCAGTTGTGCAACAAAACCCAGTACAAATACAACCTATCACTCGATTCCAAAACTCAAACTTTCTCTTGATCGTATTGTCAAAGAAACAGTAGGGTTACGCCCTTTTCGGGCATCAGGGCCTCGAATAGCGAAAGAAGAGTTGGGGGCAAAAACCATTGTACACAACTACGGGCACGGTGGCAGCGGTTGGTCGTTGTCGTGGGGAACGGGTAACATGGCGCGTCAGTTGGTCTTGACAACAGGAGAGAAAAAAATAGCCGTCATTGGTTGTGGAACGGTTGGACTCGCAACGGCTCGCTTGCTCCAAGAAAAAGGGTGTGAAGTAACGATTTATACCAAAGATTTACCGCCCAACGTCACCAGTAGTGTGGCGACAGGAACGTGGTCGCCTGCCTCGCGCGTGTGCGATCCCAAAATAGCTAAACCAGAATTTAAACAACTGTGGGAAGAAGCTACCCGTTTTTCGTTTCGTACGTTTCAGTTTTTGTTGGGAATCAACGACATCGCCATGTGGGTGGACGAGTACAATGTATTTCCCGAACGTCAATTAGGCCCTACGGATTTGGCGCAGGGCGGAGAGGCGTTTCATTTATCAGGTCTGATTCCCGAACGCCAAGAGCTTTCCTCTAAACAACATCCCTTCAAGGATAAACACGTCAGTTGGCGGTCCAACATGATGTTCAACATTCCGAGCTATCTACACCACCAAATGAGCACTTTTGTGATGTTGGGAGGGAAAATTAAGGTGCATGAAATCAAGAAGTTGGAAGATTTGGATGCACTTCCTGAAAAATGTATCGTAAACTGCATGGGATTAGGCGCCAAGCCCATTTTCAACGACGAAGAGCTTACGCCGATTTCGGGGCAGTTGGCCTGCTTGATTCCGCAACCCGAAATTAATTATAAGCTTACGACCAAAGGGGCGAGTATCATTGCCCGCAAAGACGGAATTTATTTGGGAGGAAACGGCCTCGTGGGCAACTGGGATACCACGCCCAAACGCGAATACACGGAGAAGTTTGTGGATGTACTCCAACAATTGATGAAGGAAATGAAAAGCTAG
- a CDS encoding GNAT family N-acetyltransferase produces the protein MIQEITATQTYPLRHQVLWPDKPVEFVKVPDDEQGIHLGYFLDEKLVSVISLFIDEHKIARFRKFATHPDIQRKGIGSQLLKATFERAQSAGASILWCDARLDTQPFYERFDMKSEGEVFYKGEIPYVKMAISF, from the coding sequence ATGATTCAAGAAATTACGGCCACTCAAACCTACCCACTTCGCCACCAAGTATTATGGCCTGACAAGCCTGTTGAGTTTGTAAAAGTACCCGACGATGAACAAGGGATTCATTTGGGTTATTTTTTGGATGAAAAGCTGGTTTCAGTCATTTCGTTGTTTATAGATGAGCACAAAATCGCGCGATTTAGAAAATTCGCCACCCATCCCGACATCCAACGCAAGGGCATTGGTAGTCAATTACTGAAAGCCACTTTTGAACGAGCACAATCCGCAGGAGCCTCCATTCTTTGGTGCGACGCCCGCCTCGATACCCAGCCTTTTTACGAACGCTTTGACATGAAATCCGAGGGGGAAGTTTTTTACAAAGGTGAAATTCCTTACGTCAAAATGGCTATTTCCTTCTAG
- a CDS encoding M48 family metallopeptidase yields MKEILSFSQLVIGSLVVMLVPFWTEAQTMQFVSSNRPADTSTKTSAEATTVVKNLHLMPLFGETSKSIEHIEFEINFLSECDQNFTSRAEASQFFSARGWEYLQEGDLDTACYRFNLAYLLDNKNSDCFWGLGVVCFQKGHLTDAERMLRKGADIDSNNVGLLVDLATVDLIHFKETKENWELIEAEQILKRASKLDSASANVYLKLSVLEFHKGNYDAAWANLHKTRLLDIELLDYEFMRELLAKKCDPQGIFSTQN; encoded by the coding sequence ATGAAAGAGATACTGTCATTTAGTCAATTAGTTATTGGGTCATTAGTGGTGATGTTGGTTCCGTTTTGGACCGAAGCGCAGACGATGCAATTTGTAAGTAGTAATCGTCCTGCCGACACTAGCACAAAAACCTCTGCTGAAGCCACTACGGTGGTGAAGAATCTTCACTTAATGCCGCTTTTTGGGGAAACCAGTAAAAGCATCGAACACATCGAGTTTGAGATTAATTTCCTGAGCGAGTGTGATCAAAACTTTACCAGCCGCGCCGAAGCAAGTCAGTTTTTCTCGGCACGTGGTTGGGAATATTTGCAGGAAGGCGATTTGGATACGGCTTGTTATCGTTTTAATTTGGCATACTTGCTCGACAACAAAAACAGCGATTGCTTTTGGGGATTAGGCGTCGTTTGCTTCCAAAAAGGACACCTCACCGATGCCGAAAGAATGCTTCGCAAAGGAGCTGATATTGATTCGAACAACGTAGGATTGTTGGTGGATTTGGCCACCGTTGATTTGATTCACTTCAAAGAAACCAAAGAAAATTGGGAACTTATAGAAGCGGAACAAATCTTAAAACGGGCTTCAAAATTAGACTCCGCTTCGGCCAATGTTTATCTTAAACTATCGGTCTTGGAATTTCATAAAGGCAACTATGACGCTGCATGGGCCAATCTTCATAAGACAAGGCTACTCGATATTGAATTGCTCGACTACGAGTTTATGAGAGAACTGCTGGCCAAAAAATGTGACCCGCAGGGAATATTTAGCACACAAAACTAG
- a CDS encoding DEAD/DEAH box helicase, giving the protein MYFKKSTLKDNTNNRFIVTFEEFNLNRQLLNAIADAGYETPSPIQEKAIPLVLQGHDVLGIAQTGTGKTAAYLLPILMKIKYAQGQTPRALILAPTRELVMQIDAAVSELGKYTDLRHLALYGGLGPKTQIETLQKGIDIIVATPGRFLDLYLRGEIGVKQLSVLVLDEADKMMDMGFMPQINRILEVIPRKRQNLLFSATFPPKVERLSENFLEAPVRVEVTPQATTASRVEQVMYEVPNFRTKINLVEHFAQHAEEFQRVIIFARSRETAENIYKFLKRKVVNEEEVRVIHANKGQNTRINSMEAFKDGNVRLLIATDVAARGIDVSQVSHVINFDVPLIYEDYVHRIGRTGRANQEGNAITFMTIADEYHIAKIETIIRMKIPRVPLPAEIDVPETPFEEQQEYLREIDAQRKKEDPTFKGAFHEKKNKKVVNSKPTKKTSTPTKKHKKYDRRKK; this is encoded by the coding sequence ATGTATTTCAAAAAGAGTACGTTAAAAGACAATACAAACAATCGTTTTATAGTGACTTTCGAAGAATTTAACCTCAACCGTCAACTTCTCAACGCCATCGCCGATGCAGGTTACGAGACGCCTTCCCCTATCCAAGAGAAGGCGATTCCGCTGGTATTACAAGGCCATGATGTGTTAGGAATTGCCCAAACGGGCACGGGAAAAACAGCGGCTTATTTGTTGCCTATCCTAATGAAAATCAAGTACGCACAAGGCCAAACCCCTCGTGCGCTTATTCTAGCTCCTACCCGCGAACTGGTAATGCAGATTGATGCTGCTGTTTCAGAATTAGGCAAATATACTGACTTGCGCCATTTGGCATTATACGGTGGCCTCGGCCCTAAAACCCAAATTGAAACGCTTCAAAAAGGAATAGACATCATCGTTGCCACTCCAGGTCGCTTCTTGGATTTGTACCTAAGAGGTGAAATTGGGGTAAAACAACTTTCGGTACTCGTACTCGACGAAGCCGATAAAATGATGGACATGGGCTTTATGCCCCAAATCAACCGTATTTTGGAAGTGATTCCGCGCAAGCGCCAGAATTTGTTGTTCTCGGCCACCTTTCCTCCCAAAGTAGAACGGCTTTCAGAAAACTTCCTCGAAGCCCCTGTACGCGTTGAAGTAACGCCTCAAGCTACCACTGCCTCACGGGTGGAGCAGGTCATGTACGAGGTTCCCAATTTTAGAACCAAAATCAACCTCGTAGAGCATTTTGCTCAACATGCCGAAGAGTTTCAACGCGTCATCATTTTTGCCCGTTCTCGCGAAACTGCGGAGAACATTTATAAGTTTTTGAAGCGTAAGGTCGTTAATGAAGAAGAGGTACGCGTTATTCATGCCAACAAAGGACAAAATACGCGCATCAACTCGATGGAGGCTTTCAAAGATGGCAACGTTCGCCTCCTGATTGCCACCGACGTTGCGGCTCGCGGTATCGACGTTTCTCAGGTAAGCCACGTGATTAATTTTGACGTGCCGCTGATTTATGAAGACTATGTTCACCGCATTGGGCGGACAGGGCGCGCCAATCAGGAAGGAAACGCGATTACGTTTATGACGATTGCGGACGAATACCACATTGCCAAAATCGAAACCATCATTCGGATGAAGATTCCGCGTGTACCACTTCCTGCCGAAATTGACGTTCCCGAAACGCCTTTTGAAGAACAACAGGAATATTTGCGCGAAATCGACGCACAACGTAAAAAAGAAGACCCCACATTTAAGGGCGCTTTTCATGAAAAGAAAAACAAAAAAGTTGTAAATTCGAAGCCCACAAAGAAGACATCCACACCCACAAAGAAGCATAAAAAGTACGACCGACGAAAAAAGTAA
- the purQ gene encoding phosphoribosylformylglycinamidine synthase subunit PurQ yields MKFGVVVFPGSNCDDDTVYTLRVNLGQEVIKLWHKDHDLQGCDFVILPGGFSYGDYLRTGAIARFSPIMNEVIAHANRGGYVMGICNGFQILAEAGLVPGVLLRNSSQKYICRNVYLQPQSQSTLLTAGLEPKAYKIPIAHGEGRYFADADTLKSLNDNDQVLFRYCDENGLITDLANPNGSLENIAGVTNAGKNVFGMMPHPERASDEALGNIDGRFILEQLVAVTA; encoded by the coding sequence ATGAAATTCGGCGTAGTAGTTTTCCCTGGTTCCAATTGCGACGATGATACCGTGTACACGCTGCGGGTCAATTTAGGACAAGAAGTTATCAAACTCTGGCACAAAGACCACGACCTTCAAGGGTGTGATTTTGTCATCTTGCCAGGTGGGTTTTCGTACGGCGATTACCTTCGTACGGGCGCTATTGCGCGTTTTTCTCCCATTATGAATGAGGTTATTGCTCATGCCAATCGCGGAGGCTACGTGATGGGTATCTGCAATGGCTTCCAAATTTTGGCAGAAGCAGGGCTTGTTCCGGGCGTATTGCTTCGTAACAGCTCTCAAAAATATATTTGTCGTAATGTGTATTTGCAACCTCAAAGCCAATCGACGTTGTTGACGGCAGGCTTGGAGCCAAAGGCGTATAAAATTCCGATTGCCCACGGCGAAGGACGTTATTTTGCAGATGCCGATACGCTCAAAAGCCTCAACGACAACGACCAAGTGTTGTTCCGTTACTGCGACGAAAATGGCCTTATTACAGACCTAGCTAACCCGAACGGTAGTTTGGAAAATATTGCGGGCGTCACCAACGCGGGCAAAAATGTATTCGGAATGATGCCTCACCCTGAGCGCGCTTCGGATGAAGCCTTGGGCAACATCGACGGGCGTTTTATTTTGGAACAACTTGTGGCTGTTACAGCTTAG
- a CDS encoding SdiA-regulated domain-containing protein, which yields MTKKLSYSFALAVLLSSFVGCTSKEEKNDATTTTEVETFTYDFATPTQRYDLPKVLREISGLSFYKDNQLLCVQDEKGEVFVYDLDKQDIVEKHLFDKPGDYEGVEVAEGEIYVLRSDGKLLNFTMGSKETRDIETSLPKKLDVEGLTYDPVTKRLWLAVKENLKKDKKEEGKVIYSFDLKRRAVYQQQEITEKNLEGFGLKGKEVRDFKPSGIAFHPKTGEVYLLSSAGHRLIVMTREGGLLQNIPLDPALYRQPEGICFSPDGTLYISSEGDGKDGYLLKFSPK from the coding sequence ATGACCAAAAAACTCAGCTATTCCTTCGCCCTAGCAGTCCTCCTCAGTTCGTTCGTGGGTTGTACTTCCAAAGAAGAAAAAAACGACGCAACCACCACAACCGAAGTCGAAACTTTTACCTACGACTTTGCCACACCTACCCAACGCTACGACCTTCCGAAAGTTTTACGGGAAATTTCTGGATTGTCATTTTACAAAGACAACCAACTCCTGTGCGTCCAAGATGAGAAAGGCGAAGTATTTGTCTATGACTTGGATAAACAAGACATTGTTGAGAAGCACCTTTTTGACAAACCTGGCGACTACGAAGGGGTAGAAGTAGCCGAAGGAGAAATCTACGTCTTACGCAGTGATGGAAAACTGCTCAATTTTACCATGGGTAGCAAAGAAACCCGCGACATTGAAACCAGTCTGCCTAAAAAACTGGACGTTGAGGGTTTGACTTACGACCCCGTTACTAAAAGGTTATGGTTGGCAGTGAAAGAAAACCTCAAAAAAGACAAAAAAGAAGAGGGAAAGGTCATTTATTCGTTTGACCTAAAACGCCGTGCCGTTTATCAGCAGCAAGAAATAACCGAAAAAAATCTCGAAGGTTTTGGGTTAAAAGGCAAAGAAGTACGTGATTTCAAACCCTCAGGGATTGCGTTTCACCCTAAAACGGGCGAAGTATATTTGCTGAGTTCGGCGGGGCATCGGCTCATTGTCATGACACGTGAAGGGGGCTTACTTCAAAACATCCCGCTCGACCCCGCGCTGTACCGCCAACCCGAAGGCATTTGTTTTTCACCCGACGGAACGCTTTACATTTCGAGTGAAGGCGATGGGAAAGATGGTTATTTGCTCAAATTTTCACCAAAGTAG
- a CDS encoding c-type cytochrome, with amino-acid sequence MKKLFKILGIVVGVAVVGLLCVMAYVKFALPNVDAAADMKIEQTPARIKRGEYLANHVTVCMDCHSTRDFSLFSGPVVAGTLGKGGERFDQTMGFPGAFTSKNITPAGIGNWTDGEIYRAITTGVSRDGHAFFPVMPYPYYSSMDDEDAKSIVAYLRTLPAIDNKPADSKADFPFNFILNTIPKNAQPTKRPAETDLVATGKYLVHIAGCAECHTPAENGQIIAEKMFSGGREFPMPTGTVITPNITPDKETGIGSWTKESFVARFRAYADSSYKPHKIAAGEFQTMMPWTMYGGMEPKDLEAMYAYFMSLKPVKNAIPTKFKANTISMR; translated from the coding sequence ATGAAAAAACTCTTCAAAATCCTCGGCATCGTCGTGGGCGTTGCCGTTGTTGGTCTGCTTTGCGTAATGGCCTACGTAAAATTTGCCCTGCCAAATGTGGACGCTGCCGCCGACATGAAAATTGAACAAACACCCGCACGCATCAAACGTGGCGAATACTTGGCCAATCACGTAACTGTATGTATGGACTGCCACAGCACGCGCGACTTTAGCTTGTTTTCGGGGCCTGTAGTTGCTGGTACGCTTGGCAAAGGAGGTGAACGTTTTGACCAAACGATGGGCTTCCCTGGTGCTTTTACTTCCAAAAATATCACCCCTGCTGGCATCGGCAACTGGACCGACGGCGAAATTTACCGCGCCATCACCACGGGAGTTAGCCGCGACGGCCACGCGTTCTTCCCAGTTATGCCCTACCCTTATTATAGCAGCATGGACGATGAAGATGCCAAAAGTATTGTGGCGTATTTACGCACGCTTCCTGCCATCGACAACAAACCTGCTGACTCTAAAGCCGATTTCCCGTTTAATTTTATTCTAAACACCATTCCCAAAAACGCCCAACCCACCAAGCGCCCAGCCGAAACAGATCTTGTGGCAACAGGAAAGTACTTAGTACACATCGCAGGTTGTGCCGAATGCCATACCCCCGCAGAAAACGGTCAAATTATCGCCGAAAAAATGTTTTCTGGCGGTCGTGAGTTCCCAATGCCTACGGGTACAGTCATTACCCCTAATATCACTCCCGACAAAGAAACTGGAATTGGTAGCTGGACGAAAGAATCGTTTGTAGCTCGTTTTAGGGCCTATGCCGACAGTTCTTACAAACCGCACAAAATAGCCGCTGGGGAGTTTCAAACCATGATGCCTTGGACGATGTACGGTGGTATGGAACCCAAAGATTTGGAAGCCATGTACGCTTATTTTATGTCGCTCAAACCCGTCAAAAACGCTATTCCTACCAAATTCAAAGCCAATACAATCTCAATGCGCTAG